In the Carassius auratus strain Wakin chromosome 50, ASM336829v1, whole genome shotgun sequence genome, one interval contains:
- the LOC113066387 gene encoding uncharacterized protein LOC113066387 yields the protein MFNWVVKVVPHPPDTQGDLGEEAIAANGKTSNRDKFSSSKTGSKEDQSSQTSKDSVQNGMLNWISNGFASALPLPGSPLLTRANSDAKDEGSVDRSGVIGWITQGIGEVVPQPDEKYIQDKSPESEEVTEVYEAKDLPDQEALPHIPVVELMSEDEASEVEPTAKFPPNVMSWIKSGFQNAVPHHVTRPPSSSSSTPRSSQCSNKETSVTEIDSKTPR from the exons ATGTTTAACTGGGTGGTGAAGGTCGTGCCACATCCTCCTGACACACAGGGGGATCTGGGGGAGGAGGCGATCGCGGCG AATGGGAAAACATCAAATCGAG ATAAGTTCAGTTCATCCAaaacaggcagtaaggaagaccAGTCATCTCAAACATCAAAAGATAG TGTTCAGAATGGTATGTTGAACTGGATCTCCAACGGTTTTGCCAGCGCACTGCCTCTGCCCGGGAGTCCACTTCTTACGAGAGCCAACTCTGATGCAAAA GATGAAGGGTCTGTAGACAG GTCTGGAGTTATTGGCTGGATCACACAGGGAATTGGAGAAGTGGTCCCACAGCCTGATGAGAAATACATACAGGACAAGAGTCCAGAATCTGAAGAAGTCACAGAG GTTTATGAGGCAAAGGACCTCCCAG ATCAGGAGGCTTTGCCACATATACCAGTAGTAGAACTGATGTCAGAAGACGAGGCATCTGAAGTGGAACCAACCGCTAAGTTCCCTCCTAA TGTAATGAGCTGGATAAAGAGCGGCTTCCAGAACGCTGTTCCGCACCATGTGACCAGACCCCCAAGTTCCAGTTCTTCCACGCCGAGGTCatcacagtgctcaaacaaag AAACCAGCGTGACAGAGATCGATTCAAAAACTCCAAGGTGA